In Gimesia benthica, a single window of DNA contains:
- a CDS encoding DUF2997 domain-containing protein: MKTIEIIISADGQSRIETRGFTGSRCRNASQFLEGALGKVSSEQLTAEYHQTVQHQPNQLRQEN; this comes from the coding sequence GTGAAAACCATTGAAATCATTATCTCTGCCGACGGTCAGTCCCGGATCGAAACTCGCGGCTTTACCGGTTCCCGTTGCCGGAACGCCAGCCAGTTTCTGGAAGGCGCTCTGGGAAAAGTCTCCTCGGAACAACTGACCGCCGAATACCACCAGACGGTCCAACATCAACCCAACCAATTACGACAGGAGAATTAG
- a CDS encoding MoaD/ThiS family protein, which produces MKVLLINNDGGGFADYIEVATGTTVAQLFEQRMADANASDYLIRVNRQPCPPDQTLQDGDRISITPTKIEGAKI; this is translated from the coding sequence ATGAAAGTTTTACTGATTAATAATGATGGCGGCGGATTCGCGGACTACATCGAAGTTGCCACAGGAACCACGGTCGCTCAACTGTTCGAACAGCGCATGGCGGACGCGAACGCCTCGGACTACCTGATCCGGGTCAATCGACAGCCCTGTCCTCCCGATCAGACGTTACAGGACGGGGACCGGATTTCGATCACTCCGACGAAGATTGAAGGGGCGAAAATCTAG
- a CDS encoding BPL-N domain-containing protein — translation MSANNSPAPDETAHLTAGLHILQTGRFDLYPVNPPLVKCLAAQSIALAKPQMYWDTTIIKNKPEYRPEFSLGARFVRLNRTRIRLLFFNARLSCLLFSVIGGLVCWKWSRDLYGPSAGLFALALWSFSPNVLAWSATICPDAAAAALGVSAAYCFWRWLINPDSLGAMIAGIVLGLAQLTKMTLIIFFLLWPVVWITYRFSQAHENSDTNKKPSLPELSAILVVALFVLNLGYGFEGTFTRLSEFSFVSSTLTGEGSFTEGGGNRFRETWLENCPVPIPSNYLRGMDLQRHDFEKGLSSYLLGQWQDKGWWYYYIIASLLKVPLGILVLTLISFLLSLKFSNKTCLKSVSGDSNRPIWIHETVLLIPMISLFILVSSQDGFSRHFRYLLPAFPFLFIWISKTAVPSQNKLQLLRFASLTALGWTVVSSLLVFPHSMSYFNELAGGTEKGNRYLLGSNLDWSQDYYYLQDWYDENLKMHPLYVLSNNTFSRYLLDLEDAGPSPPSRHVKHSLSKDMEPGPIPGWHACSVNQINNQTGEYSYFKNFTPVATVGKTIYIYNISLAEANQVRRTLGVGLLADPSTLHRSSLSSEKYSSTDFPYEFDSNKLPQEQSLPIQIAVLAIDQHDAKEYDNLKKTLDPIPFIVWNFLSTEEIQNGRLADFNVVIVPGGKGARYAEQLEEKGKQAVLDFIKSGGGYIGICAGAYLATDRYEWSLGIINAKTMTGKVESSGDGLINITARGGGKAEIELTPAGKEVFKLTPQLISIRYAGGPILSPAGSYDLPLYSVLARYRSEIWAFEAQRGTMDGSPAVIASNYGSGKVIIFSPHPEVYPETRGLLSDAILWAAKRKPTQ, via the coding sequence ATGTCAGCAAACAACTCCCCTGCCCCCGACGAAACAGCACATTTAACTGCCGGTTTACACATCCTTCAAACTGGTCGATTTGATCTGTATCCGGTAAATCCTCCCTTAGTGAAGTGTTTGGCGGCTCAGTCAATAGCATTAGCAAAACCACAGATGTACTGGGATACCACCATTATTAAAAACAAACCGGAATACCGTCCAGAATTTAGTTTGGGTGCACGATTCGTTCGGTTGAATCGCACACGTATTAGGTTACTTTTTTTTAATGCTCGCTTGTCGTGCCTTTTGTTTAGTGTGATTGGGGGCTTGGTCTGCTGGAAATGGTCAAGAGATCTCTATGGACCATCTGCAGGACTATTTGCATTGGCACTATGGTCTTTTTCGCCTAATGTTTTAGCATGGTCGGCAACGATCTGCCCAGATGCAGCTGCAGCTGCATTAGGTGTTTCTGCAGCTTACTGTTTCTGGCGATGGTTGATCAATCCAGACTCCTTAGGGGCAATGATCGCAGGCATTGTTCTCGGCTTGGCACAGCTAACAAAGATGACGCTCATCATCTTCTTTCTTCTTTGGCCTGTGGTTTGGATCACTTATCGATTCTCTCAGGCTCACGAAAATTCTGATACGAACAAGAAACCAAGTTTACCCGAGCTGTCTGCTATCCTTGTCGTTGCATTATTTGTGCTTAACCTGGGCTATGGTTTTGAAGGTACCTTTACTAGATTAAGTGAATTTTCTTTTGTCAGCAGCACGTTAACCGGAGAGGGGTCATTCACAGAGGGGGGGGGAAATCGTTTTAGAGAGACATGGCTAGAGAATTGCCCAGTCCCAATTCCTTCAAATTATTTGCGAGGTATGGATCTTCAAAGACATGATTTTGAAAAAGGGTTAAGCTCCTATCTATTAGGACAATGGCAAGATAAAGGATGGTGGTATTATTACATTATTGCATCCCTGCTCAAAGTTCCTTTGGGAATTTTAGTCCTCACTCTCATTTCATTTCTACTTTCTTTGAAATTCTCGAATAAAACATGCTTAAAGAGTGTGTCTGGTGACAGCAACCGGCCAATATGGATTCACGAAACTGTTTTGCTGATTCCCATGATTTCTTTGTTTATCTTAGTAAGCTCACAAGATGGCTTCAGTCGCCACTTCCGTTACCTGCTTCCTGCTTTTCCTTTTTTGTTCATCTGGATAAGCAAGACCGCAGTTCCCAGTCAGAACAAGTTACAATTGTTAAGATTTGCCAGCTTGACTGCTCTTGGCTGGACTGTTGTAAGCAGCTTGCTTGTATTTCCCCACAGCATGTCATATTTCAATGAATTGGCTGGTGGAACTGAAAAAGGGAATCGTTACTTGTTAGGTTCTAATCTTGATTGGAGTCAGGACTACTATTATTTGCAAGATTGGTATGATGAGAATCTTAAAATGCATCCCTTATATGTACTGTCGAATAATACTTTCTCCAGATATTTACTGGACTTAGAGGATGCTGGCCCCTCTCCACCATCTCGCCATGTAAAACACTCTCTCAGCAAAGATATGGAACCAGGTCCTATTCCAGGATGGCATGCATGTAGCGTAAACCAAATTAACAATCAAACTGGCGAATACTCGTATTTCAAAAATTTTACTCCAGTAGCAACAGTAGGAAAAACTATATACATATATAATATATCATTAGCCGAGGCAAATCAGGTCCGACGTACTTTGGGTGTGGGACTATTAGCTGATCCTTCCACTCTTCATAGAAGTTCGCTTTCTTCAGAGAAGTATTCGAGTACAGACTTTCCATATGAATTTGACTCAAATAAATTACCTCAAGAACAATCATTGCCAATTCAAATAGCGGTATTAGCAATAGATCAACATGATGCAAAGGAGTATGACAACTTAAAAAAAACATTAGATCCGATCCCTTTTATTGTTTGGAATTTTCTTTCAACTGAAGAAATTCAAAACGGTAGATTGGCTGATTTTAATGTTGTTATTGTTCCAGGTGGCAAGGGGGCAAGATACGCAGAGCAATTGGAGGAGAAAGGAAAACAAGCCGTTTTGGATTTTATTAAATCAGGAGGTGGGTATATTGGTATCTGTGCTGGAGCTTATCTGGCAACTGATAGATATGAATGGAGCTTAGGTATTATAAATGCAAAAACAATGACAGGTAAAGTAGAAAGTTCTGGAGATGGTCTCATAAATATTACTGCTCGCGGTGGAGGAAAAGCAGAAATTGAGTTAACACCCGCAGGAAAAGAGGTGTTTAAGTTAACTCCCCAGTTAATCAGCATTCGCTATGCTGGAGGACCTATTCTATCTCCAGCCGGCAGTTATGATCTCCCGTTATATTCAGTGCTTGCACGCTATCGCTCTGAAATCTGGGCGTTCGAAGCACAACGAGGAACGATGGATGGATCGCCAGCTGTCATTGCTTCAAATTATGGATCAGGGAAAGTCATTATTTTTAGTCCTCATCCTGAGGTATATCCTGAAACTAGGGGTTTATTAAGTGATGCGATCTTATGGGCAGCTAAACGAAAGCCTACTCAGTAA
- a CDS encoding IS3 family transposase (programmed frameshift), translating to MKRKRYTEEQIAFALRQAESGTTVAEVTRKMGISEQTFYRWKKKYAGMGVAELRRLKQLEEENKKLKQLVADLSLDKKMLQDVVQGKVLRSDRRRIVVKRLQAGYSQSERRVCRALNFPRASHRYKSVRDERTKLRIRLRDLASTRVHYGYRRLHILLSREGWHVNHKLVYRLYVEEGLQMRRKRPRRNRSCQVRKTRQQASRTNESWSMDFMADQLFNGQRFRLLTLVDNFSRESLAIRVGTRLTGDDVVAALDRVKAARGCPQSIRVDNGPEFISKSLDWWAYFNKVTLDFSRLGKPTDNAYIESFNGRVRQECLNQHWFLSLADAQEQIDQWRLDYNENRPHSSLGNQTPVEFAKNSSLARQG from the exons ATGAAACGAAAACGCTACACAGAAGAACAAATCGCTTTTGCTTTACGCCAGGCTGAATCAGGAACCACAGTGGCGGAAGTGACCCGCAAGATGGGCATTTCCGAGCAGACCTTCTATCGCTGGAAGAAAAAATATGCCGGGATGGGGGTGGCTGAACTGCGGCGTCTGAAGCAACTCGAGGAAGAAAACAAGAAGCTGAAACAGCTCGTGGCCGACCTCAGCCTCGATAAGAAGATGCTGCAGGATGTCGTCCAGGGAAAGGTAT TGAGGTCTGATCGTCGTCGCATAGTGGTGAAGCGGCTTCAGGCAGGTTATTCCCAAAGCGAACGTCGTGTTTGCAGGGCGTTGAACTTTCCACGAGCCAGCCACCGCTACAAAAGTGTTCGAGACGAGAGGACCAAATTACGTATCCGGTTACGTGATCTGGCCAGTACCCGCGTGCATTACGGTTATCGGCGGTTACATATCCTGCTTTCGCGAGAGGGTTGGCACGTCAATCACAAGCTGGTGTACCGGCTCTATGTCGAAGAAGGCCTGCAAATGCGTCGAAAACGTCCCCGGCGGAATCGGAGCTGTCAGGTTCGGAAAACACGTCAGCAAGCCAGTCGCACCAATGAGAGTTGGAGCATGGACTTCATGGCCGATCAGCTGTTTAACGGGCAGCGGTTCCGGCTGTTGACGTTAGTCGATAACTTTAGTCGTGAGAGCCTGGCCATTCGGGTGGGAACCCGACTGACTGGAGATGATGTGGTAGCAGCTCTGGATCGAGTTAAAGCGGCTCGAGGCTGTCCCCAGTCAATCCGTGTGGATAACGGCCCTGAGTTCATTTCAAAGAGTCTGGACTGGTGGGCTTACTTCAACAAAGTGACTCTGGATTTCAGTCGACTGGGAAAACCAACCGACAATGCGTATATTGAATCGTTCAACGGGCGAGTTCGCCAGGAGTGTTTAAACCAGCATTGGTTTTTAAGCCTGGCAGACGCTCAGGAACAAATCGACCAGTGGCGGCTGGACTACAACGAAAACCGCCCACACAGCTCACTGGGAAATCAGACCCCGGTGGAGTTCGCGAAAAATTCATCCCTGGCGCGCCAGGGATGA
- a CDS encoding HesA/MoeB/ThiF family protein yields the protein MTNTTVDRFQRQSGLVPAEKLSQISVTVIGVGAIGRQVALQLAAIGTPRIQLVDFDTVELTNITTQGYRRQDLGANKVEATAKAIQEMDDSIQVETIPDRFRPSHSIGEAVFCCVDSISSRAAIWRSVNRTCEFWTDGRMLGETIRILTATKDSVVDRYTETLFAQSQAQTGSCTSRSTIYAASIAAGLMVHQFSLWLRGIPIDYDMSLNLLAREIVVN from the coding sequence ATGACAAATACGACAGTAGACCGTTTTCAGAGGCAAAGTGGCCTGGTCCCCGCTGAAAAGCTTTCACAGATTTCGGTGACTGTCATCGGTGTGGGAGCCATTGGCCGTCAGGTGGCCCTGCAACTGGCGGCGATCGGGACACCGCGTATTCAGCTTGTGGATTTCGATACTGTTGAGTTGACTAATATCACGACTCAGGGATATCGGAGACAGGATTTGGGGGCGAATAAAGTCGAAGCAACCGCTAAGGCCATTCAGGAAATGGATGATTCGATTCAGGTGGAGACGATCCCTGACCGGTTTCGTCCGTCCCATTCCATAGGAGAGGCAGTTTTCTGCTGTGTGGATTCGATCTCTTCTCGTGCGGCAATCTGGCGATCCGTCAACAGAACGTGTGAGTTCTGGACAGATGGCCGAATGCTGGGAGAGACAATTCGGATACTGACTGCAACAAAGGATTCTGTAGTAGACCGGTATACCGAAACACTTTTTGCTCAATCGCAAGCTCAAACAGGCAGTTGTACCTCACGCAGTACGATCTATGCAGCCAGCATTGCTGCGGGACTCATGGTGCATCAGTTTTCTCTCTGGTTGCGTGGAATCCCAATAGACTACGATATGTCTCTAAATCTTTTAGCAAGGGAGATTGTAGTCAATTGA
- a CDS encoding AAA family ATPase has product MKVARTVRRRTVGKVPTHSVGNSLAVYPTERTRQALRIVDAMQPAVLFIDEIEKGLSGAASSGQSDSGVSTRMLGTLLSWLNDHTSDVFVVCTANDISKLPPELIRAERFDGLFFLDLPGDGQKQAIWNIYREQYGLTEDQELPEDRHWTGSEIRACCRLAALLNVPLTQAAENVVPVAVTAAESVARLRRWASNRCLSAEQPGVFVHGERSGARAQRKLSRDPRRN; this is encoded by the coding sequence ATGAAAGTCGCACGCACGGTTCGGAGGAGGACTGTTGGAAAAGTACCGACTCATTCAGTCGGCAACTCGCTGGCAGTCTATCCTACGGAGCGAACCAGACAAGCGCTCCGAATCGTTGATGCGATGCAACCCGCCGTCCTGTTCATCGACGAAATCGAAAAGGGTCTGAGCGGAGCGGCCTCGTCCGGACAGTCTGACAGTGGTGTCTCCACGCGTATGCTGGGAACGCTCCTCAGCTGGCTCAATGACCATACTTCGGATGTGTTTGTCGTCTGTACCGCCAACGACATCTCAAAGCTCCCCCCGGAACTGATCCGGGCTGAACGCTTTGATGGTCTCTTCTTTCTGGATCTGCCGGGGGATGGCCAGAAGCAGGCGATCTGGAACATCTACCGCGAACAGTATGGGCTTACAGAAGACCAGGAACTGCCTGAAGATCGACACTGGACCGGATCGGAAATCCGGGCCTGCTGTCGCCTGGCAGCCCTGCTGAATGTCCCGTTAACCCAGGCTGCTGAAAACGTGGTCCCCGTGGCCGTCACAGCCGCAGAATCAGTGGCCCGACTCAGACGCTGGGCCAGCAACCGTTGCCTGTCTGCAGAGCAGCCAGGCGTCTTTGTCCACGGAGAGCGGTCGGGAGCCCGTGCACAACGCAAACTCTCCCGTGATCCCCGCAGAAACTAA
- a CDS encoding MPN domain-containing protein yields the protein MRDYGDTEVGGFGIAASTDLLLVQDLQLVKQTCSMVHVAFDDEAVANFFDDQVDAGLRMEQFGRIWIHTHPGACPEPSPTDEATFERVFGRSDWAVMFILARQGRSYARLRMNSGPAFDCEIPVRRDYSEAFPGCDPENWEQEYLTNVIPEQRNLDSPLSALDGFDWDADWFFDESDLEGDLK from the coding sequence TTGCGTGATTATGGTGATACGGAAGTCGGCGGCTTTGGAATCGCGGCCTCGACGGATTTGCTGCTGGTCCAGGACCTGCAACTCGTGAAACAGACCTGCTCGATGGTCCATGTTGCCTTCGATGATGAAGCGGTGGCGAATTTCTTTGATGATCAGGTCGATGCAGGACTCCGCATGGAGCAGTTTGGTCGAATCTGGATACACACCCATCCGGGAGCCTGCCCGGAGCCCAGTCCAACTGATGAGGCGACCTTTGAACGCGTCTTCGGTCGTTCTGACTGGGCGGTGATGTTTATCCTCGCTCGGCAGGGAAGATCTTATGCCCGCCTGCGGATGAATTCCGGTCCCGCATTTGACTGCGAGATTCCGGTTAGGCGGGATTACTCTGAGGCCTTTCCCGGTTGTGATCCCGAAAACTGGGAACAGGAATATTTAACGAACGTAATTCCCGAACAACGCAATCTAGACAGTCCGCTATCGGCACTGGACGGTTTTGACTGGGACGCCGACTGGTTTTTCGATGAATCTGATCTGGAAGGAGACTTGAAATGA
- a CDS encoding IS3 family transposase (programmed frameshift), whose translation MPTKRHSSEQIISKLREAEVHLAQGMTIPLMCKKLGIHQQTYYKWRREYGGLRMDQAKRLKELEKENARLKKLLAESELDKAILREAAFGKLLSPSKRSKAVNFVRDSLGHDQVSERRACRVLGQSRSTQRRQPVVPSDEPRLVREIIDLASQYGRYGYRRVTELLRRRGWKVNHKRVERLWRQEGLKVPQKQPKRRRLWFNDGSCVRLRPRHRDHVWSYDFVHCRTHDGRAFRMLTVLDEYTRECLCIDVERRLNSESVLERLSDLFVRRGVPDHIHSDNGPEFTAERVRDWLRRVEVKTLFIEPGSPWENGYIESFNGKLRDELLNGEIFDTLWEAKVLIERWRRDYNSIRPHSSLGYRAPVPEAKLFCSPASAPLQQASRTAIDTIEH comes from the exons ATGCCCACCAAGCGTCATTCATCCGAACAGATCATTTCAAAACTCCGGGAAGCGGAGGTCCATCTCGCTCAGGGGATGACGATTCCCCTGATGTGCAAAAAACTGGGAATCCACCAGCAGACATACTACAAGTGGCGTCGTGAATACGGTGGTTTGCGGATGGATCAGGCGAAACGTCTGAAAGAGTTAGAGAAGGAAAACGCCCGACTCAAGAAGCTGCTGGCAGAGTCGGAACTGGATAAAGCCATATTGCGGGAAGCTGCCT TCGGGAAACTACTGAGTCCGTCGAAACGGAGTAAGGCGGTGAATTTCGTAAGAGATTCCCTGGGGCATGATCAGGTTTCGGAACGCCGGGCCTGTCGTGTCCTGGGACAATCCCGTTCCACGCAACGGAGGCAGCCTGTAGTCCCTTCCGATGAACCCCGGCTGGTTCGGGAGATCATCGATCTGGCGAGTCAGTACGGCCGTTATGGTTATCGTCGTGTGACAGAGTTACTGCGACGGCGAGGCTGGAAGGTGAATCACAAGCGAGTGGAACGGCTCTGGAGGCAGGAAGGCCTGAAAGTCCCACAAAAGCAGCCGAAACGTCGTCGATTGTGGTTCAATGATGGTTCCTGTGTCCGTTTACGTCCCCGGCATCGGGATCATGTCTGGAGCTACGATTTTGTGCATTGCCGGACTCACGATGGCCGGGCCTTCCGGATGCTGACTGTGCTTGATGAATATACCAGGGAGTGCCTGTGTATTGATGTGGAAAGGAGATTGAACAGTGAAAGCGTTCTGGAACGCCTCAGTGACCTGTTTGTGCGTCGTGGAGTCCCGGATCATATTCACAGTGACAATGGTCCCGAGTTCACGGCAGAGCGGGTTCGAGACTGGCTCCGCAGAGTTGAAGTGAAAACCTTATTCATTGAACCAGGCAGTCCCTGGGAAAATGGTTACATCGAATCCTTCAACGGAAAACTGAGAGATGAATTGCTCAACGGTGAAATCTTCGATACGTTATGGGAAGCCAAAGTGCTGATCGAACGCTGGAGGAGAGATTACAACTCGATCAGACCGCACAGTTCACTGGGCTACAGAGCCCCGGTACCGGAAGCGAAGCTGTTCTGCTCGCCTGCTTCCGCTCCGCTCCAACAGGCGAGCAGAACAGCCATTGATACAATAGAACACTGA
- a CDS encoding AAA family ATPase, with translation MLLSERLAENVRACFTGIWIQSHEHDEALLEITRLCHSEDWGLLSWDIDRGLQGTEVIGESDSSYPDPLAAIHSLNSQADPDRPTLLVLKNFHRFINSPEIIQALTQQISLGKQTRTFVIVLSSLVQIPPELEKLFVCLEHDLPDRRQLEEIACSIATESGELPEGAELERVLDAACGLTRYEAEGAFSLSLVRHGRIDVSVVLELKAQTLLKSGLLTLHSGSESFDDLGGLESLKAFCRRALRPRSQESTHVRPRGVLLLGVPGTGKSAFAKALGKETGRATLTLDVGALMGALVGQTECAV, from the coding sequence ATGTTACTATCCGAACGACTGGCGGAAAACGTACGCGCCTGCTTTACCGGCATCTGGATTCAGAGCCACGAACATGACGAGGCGTTGTTGGAAATTACCCGGCTCTGCCACAGTGAAGACTGGGGCCTGCTCTCCTGGGACATCGACCGGGGGTTGCAAGGGACGGAAGTCATTGGGGAAAGCGACTCATCGTACCCCGATCCCCTGGCAGCCATTCATAGTCTCAACAGTCAGGCCGATCCAGATCGCCCCACGCTGCTCGTGCTCAAGAATTTCCACCGGTTTATTAATTCCCCGGAAATCATCCAGGCCCTGACGCAACAGATCAGCCTGGGAAAGCAAACCAGAACCTTTGTGATCGTCCTGTCCAGCCTGGTCCAGATTCCCCCGGAGCTGGAGAAACTGTTCGTCTGCCTGGAACACGATCTTCCTGACCGGAGACAGCTGGAGGAAATTGCCTGCAGCATTGCCACGGAATCCGGCGAATTACCGGAGGGAGCGGAACTGGAGCGTGTGCTGGACGCCGCCTGTGGACTGACTCGCTATGAAGCCGAAGGCGCTTTCAGTCTTTCCCTGGTAAGACACGGACGAATCGATGTCTCCGTCGTGCTGGAGCTTAAGGCCCAGACGTTACTGAAAAGTGGGCTATTAACGCTCCACAGCGGCTCGGAATCATTTGATGACCTGGGAGGCCTGGAATCCCTTAAAGCCTTTTGCCGGCGTGCGCTGCGGCCCAGATCACAGGAATCAACCCATGTGCGTCCGCGGGGTGTGCTGCTGCTGGGCGTCCCAGGTACCGGGAAAAGTGCCTTCGCCAAAGCACTGGGAAAAGAGACCGGAAGAGCCACACTGACACTCGACGTGGGAGCCCTGATGGGCGCGCTGGTCGGCCAGACCGAGTGCGCCGTTTAA
- a CDS encoding reverse transcriptase/maturase family protein, translating to MHTVPKMQWILQDRGRRGLCLERVYRYLYNPELHLASYGKIYRNNGAMTKGTTQETVDGMSFQKIQRIIDCLRDGRYHWTPVRRIYILKKNGKQRPLGLPTWSDKLVQESMRTILEWYYEPQFSDSSCGFRPRRGCHTALNRIAKTWTGTSWFIEGDISGCFDNINHEILLNILREKIHDGRFIDLISGLLKSGYMEDWKYNATLSGSPQGGIVSPILANIYLDRLDKFVEQVLLPDFNRGKVRRTNQAYHNLHRMAARRKKSGDVEGYRECMRKKGLLPSKDPNDPNYRRLRYVRYADDFLLGFCGPKQEAEEIKNRLREFLQESLKLNLSPEKTLITHARTQKARFLGYEICVSHNNLHRANGVRKSNGNVCLLIPPDVINDKISCYLKHSRISHRPELLPDQPLSIVARYQAEWRGLVEYYQLAWNMNARLGRLFYFMNVSLAKTLACKFQISRKAVFDRFKSEIETPLGMRKVLLIRKERPDKPDLVAYFGGINLARTKIIRNCDPPLRVPFNPKCELVERLLADECELCGRKGACEVHHIRKLAEIDQPGRRVKPDWVKRMIARRRKTLVVCVSCHQDIHNGRYDGKAI from the coding sequence ATGCACACAGTTCCTAAAATGCAATGGATTCTACAGGATAGAGGCCGTCGTGGTCTTTGCTTGGAACGGGTCTATCGCTACCTGTATAACCCTGAGCTCCATCTTGCCAGCTACGGAAAAATATACCGTAACAATGGTGCGATGACCAAAGGGACAACACAGGAAACGGTAGATGGCATGTCCTTCCAGAAAATCCAGCGAATCATCGATTGTCTGCGTGACGGTCGTTACCACTGGACTCCGGTCAGACGAATTTACATTCTCAAGAAGAATGGTAAACAGAGACCGCTTGGACTGCCAACCTGGTCAGACAAACTGGTTCAGGAATCGATGCGTACCATTCTCGAATGGTATTACGAGCCTCAGTTCAGTGATTCATCCTGTGGGTTTCGGCCCAGACGCGGTTGTCACACCGCGTTAAATCGAATCGCCAAAACATGGACTGGGACGAGTTGGTTCATCGAAGGAGATATTTCCGGTTGCTTTGACAATATCAATCATGAGATATTGCTCAACATCCTCCGGGAAAAGATCCATGATGGCCGATTTATCGACCTGATTTCAGGGTTACTTAAATCTGGGTATATGGAAGATTGGAAATACAATGCCACTCTGAGCGGTTCTCCGCAAGGAGGCATTGTCAGTCCGATCCTCGCTAACATCTACCTTGATCGCCTTGATAAGTTTGTCGAACAGGTACTTCTTCCTGACTTCAATCGAGGTAAGGTGAGAAGGACCAATCAAGCTTACCATAATCTTCACAGAATGGCCGCTCGCCGGAAGAAAAGCGGAGACGTTGAAGGCTATCGAGAATGTATGCGGAAAAAGGGATTATTGCCGTCGAAAGACCCCAATGATCCAAACTACCGCCGTCTTCGATATGTTAGATACGCCGATGATTTTCTGTTGGGCTTCTGCGGTCCCAAGCAGGAAGCAGAGGAGATCAAGAATCGACTGCGCGAGTTCTTACAAGAATCGCTGAAATTGAACTTATCTCCAGAAAAGACGCTCATTACCCATGCTCGAACTCAGAAGGCTCGCTTTCTAGGTTACGAAATCTGCGTTTCGCATAACAATTTGCATCGAGCAAATGGCGTGCGAAAGAGCAATGGAAATGTCTGTCTGCTTATTCCTCCCGATGTCATTAATGACAAGATTAGCTGTTATCTCAAACACAGCAGAATCAGTCACCGTCCTGAACTTTTACCCGATCAACCATTGAGCATCGTGGCAAGATATCAGGCGGAATGGCGTGGTCTGGTTGAATATTACCAGCTTGCCTGGAATATGAATGCCCGGCTAGGAAGGTTGTTTTACTTCATGAATGTTTCACTTGCCAAAACCTTAGCGTGCAAATTTCAGATTTCGCGCAAGGCTGTCTTTGACAGGTTCAAAAGTGAAATAGAAACACCGCTTGGTATGCGAAAAGTGTTGCTGATACGTAAGGAACGCCCGGATAAACCGGATCTCGTTGCGTACTTTGGCGGCATCAATCTCGCAAGAACGAAGATAATACGGAATTGCGATCCCCCGCTACGAGTACCGTTTAATCCAAAGTGCGAACTGGTCGAACGATTGTTGGCCGATGAATGTGAGCTATGTGGAAGAAAAGGAGCCTGTGAGGTTCATCATATCCGCAAGCTGGCAGAAATCGACCAACCCGGACGTCGAGTGAAGCCTGATTGGGTTAAACGTATGATAGCGCGGCGTCGTAAAACTTTAGTCGTCTGTGTCTCCTGTCATCAAGATATTCATAACGGGAGATATGATGGCAAAGCTATCTAA